In Longimicrobiaceae bacterium, a genomic segment contains:
- a CDS encoding DUF5916 domain-containing protein has translation MRVLYGRDALYVAARLYGNPDSIVAQLARRDASGIYSDWFTLLLDSDDDNRTAFAFGVNPREVKRDYVLSENGGRDFSWDAVWEARTHVDSLGWTAELRIPLSQLRFRPGAEAWGVNFQREVARREETSFWAPIPPDAPGFVSRFGALTGLSALTPPRRLEVEPYVVSRATRAPAEPENPFYSPNQLSSSAGADFRYGVSSSLTLTGTVNPDFGQVEADPAVVNLTAFETRFPERRPFFIEGAEIFEFELGGGGDLFYSRRIGAPPHGTVPRGAVFRDVPERTTILGAAKLSGKTANGWSVGLLDALTSGEEALYATPDGVTRRAPVEPLTNFGVARVIRDFRQGRSALGAILTTTHRRLEEGDRLGFLPSAAYAAGLDGRHRFGGGNYELMGYAVGSHLRGGTEAIRLVQLEPGHYFQRPDAGHLEVDPELTSLSGYIANVEVSKIGGGHWRGELGVRVISPGFEVDDLGFQQQADLLREYGGVQYVQFRPGPIFRRWSARAFQNVHWTFGGERVESFGVVGGDFQLHSYWGGSAAIEREFSALSTSALRGGPALRVPGRTRLRLGIYSDQRRPVSGSVSGTVALQDEAGGRFLGLGPSLALRPSPRVELSLQPSMSWNRDPAQYVTRREAEGETRYLFAPLEQTTTALTARLSYTFRPDLTLQFYAQPFISALDYSGFREVADPRAAAFRDRFRPASVDLDPDFNFKQFRSNAVLRWEYRPGSTLFVVWNSGLRDVRREGTFDLSRDLDRLFGAEGTNVLLVKLSYWFGL, from the coding sequence GTGCGCGTCCTGTATGGCAGGGATGCGCTCTACGTGGCGGCGCGGCTCTACGGGAACCCCGACTCCATCGTGGCCCAGCTCGCCCGGCGGGACGCCTCCGGCATCTACTCCGACTGGTTCACCCTGCTCCTGGACAGCGACGACGACAACCGCACGGCGTTCGCCTTCGGCGTGAACCCCCGCGAGGTGAAGCGGGACTACGTGCTCTCCGAGAACGGAGGACGGGACTTCTCCTGGGACGCGGTCTGGGAGGCCCGGACCCACGTCGACTCGCTCGGCTGGACGGCGGAGCTGCGCATCCCGCTGTCGCAGCTCCGCTTCCGCCCGGGCGCGGAGGCATGGGGCGTGAACTTCCAGCGCGAGGTCGCCCGCCGGGAGGAGACCTCCTTCTGGGCACCCATCCCGCCCGACGCGCCGGGGTTCGTGTCCCGCTTCGGCGCGCTCACCGGCCTCTCCGCGCTCACGCCGCCCAGGCGGCTCGAGGTGGAGCCATACGTCGTCTCCCGGGCAACGCGCGCTCCCGCGGAGCCGGAAAACCCGTTCTACTCGCCCAACCAGCTCTCCTCCTCCGCGGGAGCGGACTTCCGGTACGGCGTGTCCTCCAGCCTGACCCTCACCGGGACCGTGAACCCGGACTTCGGGCAGGTGGAGGCAGACCCGGCCGTCGTCAACCTGACGGCATTCGAGACCCGCTTTCCCGAGCGGCGGCCGTTCTTCATCGAGGGCGCGGAGATCTTCGAGTTCGAGCTCGGCGGCGGGGGCGACCTTTTCTACTCCCGCCGGATCGGCGCCCCGCCTCACGGCACGGTCCCCCGGGGCGCGGTGTTCCGCGACGTGCCGGAGCGGACCACCATCCTGGGTGCGGCAAAGCTCTCCGGGAAGACGGCGAACGGATGGTCGGTGGGGCTGCTGGACGCCCTGACCTCGGGAGAGGAGGCGCTCTACGCCACTCCGGACGGGGTGACGCGGCGCGCACCGGTGGAGCCGCTCACCAACTTCGGTGTGGCGCGGGTGATCCGTGACTTCCGCCAGGGGAGGAGTGCGCTGGGGGCGATCCTCACGACCACCCACCGCCGGCTGGAGGAGGGAGACAGGCTCGGCTTCCTCCCCTCCGCCGCCTACGCCGCGGGGCTGGATGGGAGGCACCGCTTCGGGGGAGGCAACTACGAGCTGATGGGATACGCCGTCGGAAGCCACCTGCGAGGTGGCACGGAGGCGATCCGGCTGGTGCAGCTCGAGCCCGGCCACTACTTCCAGCGCCCGGATGCGGGGCACCTGGAAGTCGATCCGGAGCTGACGTCGCTGTCCGGCTACATCGCGAACGTGGAGGTGAGCAAGATCGGCGGCGGCCACTGGCGTGGCGAGCTGGGGGTCCGCGTCATCTCGCCGGGGTTCGAAGTGGACGACCTGGGGTTCCAGCAGCAGGCGGATCTGCTGCGGGAATACGGCGGTGTGCAGTACGTCCAGTTCCGGCCGGGCCCGATCTTCCGCCGCTGGAGCGCCAGGGCCTTCCAGAACGTGCACTGGACGTTCGGGGGCGAGCGGGTGGAAAGCTTCGGGGTGGTGGGTGGCGACTTCCAGCTCCACAGCTACTGGGGAGGGAGCGCCGCCATCGAGCGCGAGTTCTCCGCGCTCTCCACCTCGGCGCTGCGGGGCGGGCCGGCCCTGCGAGTTCCCGGGAGGACGCGGCTCCGGCTGGGCATCTACAGCGATCAGCGCAGGCCGGTCAGCGGGTCCGTTTCCGGCACTGTGGCTCTGCAGGACGAGGCCGGCGGCCGGTTCCTGGGCCTGGGCCCGTCGCTCGCGCTGCGTCCCTCCCCCCGGGTGGAGCTCTCCCTCCAGCCGTCCATGTCATGGAATCGCGACCCGGCCCAGTACGTGACCCGGCGGGAGGCGGAGGGAGAAACCCGCTACCTCTTCGCCCCCCTGGAGCAGACCACGACCGCGCTGACCGCCCGACTCTCGTACACCTTCCGGCCCGACCTCACGCTCCAGTTTTATGCCCAGCCGTTCATCAGCGCCCTCGACTACTCCGGGTTCAGGGAAGTCGCCGACCCGCGCGCCGCCGCCTTCCGGGACCGCTTCCGGCCTGCATCCGTCGACCTGGACCCCGACTTCAACTTCAAGCAGTTCCGATCCAACGCGGTCCTGCGATGGGAGTACCGTCCCGGATCGACGCTGTTCGTGGTCTGGAACTCGGGGCTGAGGGACGTCCGCAGGGAGGGCACGTTCGATCTGTCCCGCGACCTGGACCGGCTCTTCGGGGCCGAGGGGACGAACGTGCTGCTGGTGAAGCTCAGCTACTGGTTCGGGCTGTGA
- the selD gene encoding selenide, water dikinase SelD — MQSEPVHPADHPRPVRLTEYSHGAGCGCKIAPATLSRILAAMPPQAGDPRLLVGHGARDDAAVYALDDERVVISTTDFFMPIVDDPFDFGAIAAVNAISDVYAMGGTPIMALAILGWPLDRLDASVAGEVLRGAGAACGRAGIVLAGGHSIDAPEPIFGLAVTGTGRRAEVRTNTQARAGCELYLTKPLGIGILTTAQKRGILRDEDFAAARELMLTLNDLGPELARLDAVATFTDVTGFGLLGHLIELCEGSGLGAEIRWEAVPRLDALPFYLERGTLPGGTKRNFESYGEKVGPMTGEQRAVLCDPQTSGGLLVAVEPAGREELLRLTRARGLELAPFGVLGPAGEPLVRVV; from the coding sequence TTGCAGAGCGAGCCCGTCCACCCGGCCGACCATCCCCGCCCGGTCCGCCTCACCGAGTACTCCCACGGCGCGGGCTGCGGGTGCAAGATCGCCCCCGCCACGCTGAGCCGCATCCTGGCCGCCATGCCGCCCCAGGCGGGCGACCCGCGCCTCCTGGTGGGCCACGGCGCCCGCGACGACGCCGCGGTCTACGCCCTGGACGACGAGCGCGTGGTCATCAGCACCACCGACTTCTTCATGCCCATCGTGGACGACCCCTTCGACTTCGGGGCGATCGCGGCGGTCAACGCCATCAGCGACGTGTACGCGATGGGGGGAACGCCGATCATGGCGCTCGCCATCCTGGGATGGCCGCTGGACCGGCTGGACGCCTCCGTCGCGGGCGAGGTGCTGCGGGGGGCAGGCGCGGCGTGCGGGCGCGCCGGGATCGTGCTGGCCGGCGGGCACAGCATCGACGCGCCGGAGCCCATCTTCGGGCTGGCCGTGACCGGCACCGGGCGCCGCGCGGAGGTCCGCACCAACACGCAGGCGAGAGCGGGGTGCGAGCTCTACCTGACCAAGCCGCTCGGGATCGGGATCCTGACGACGGCGCAGAAGAGGGGGATTCTCCGCGACGAGGACTTCGCCGCGGCGCGCGAGCTGATGCTCACGCTGAACGACCTCGGCCCCGAGCTGGCGCGCCTCGACGCGGTGGCGACCTTTACCGACGTGACCGGCTTCGGGCTCCTGGGGCACCTGATCGAGCTGTGCGAGGGGAGCGGCCTCGGCGCGGAGATCCGCTGGGAGGCGGTGCCGCGGCTGGACGCGCTGCCGTTCTACCTGGAGCGGGGGACGCTCCCTGGCGGGACGAAGCGCAACTTCGAGAGCTACGGGGAGAAGGTGGGACCGATGACCGGAGAGCAGAGGGCGGTGCTCTGTGATCCGCAGACCAGCGGCGGGCTGCTGGTGGCGGTGGAGCCGGCGGGAAGGGAGGAGCTCCTGCGCCTCACCCGGGCGCGCGGGCTGGAGCTGGCGCCCTTCGGGGTGCTGGGGCCGGCCGGGGAGCCCCTGGTGCGCGTGGTCTGA
- a CDS encoding ATP-binding protein: MTTSNAHLFRESATLRVRQVELRADDSVQRHREKLARIVLDEMYQFVALLDVQGTLLEVNRAALEGGGIRLEDIAGKPFWEAHWWTVSRATQEKLMAAVVRAARGEFIRYDVEVYGGAAGSETIVIDFSMIPVRDTEGEVVFLLPEGRNITEKKRAEAEVARKNQELEDLLERIRELDEIKSQFFANVSHELRTPLALIMGPAEKILSEGANLTDLQRRDLGVIRRNASMLLKHVNDLLDLAKLDAGKMTLECAELDLATLVRMVAGHFDALAPQRQISFVVDTPEHLPAQVDPEKLERVLLNLLSNAFKFTPDGGRVRCALRPTDRGQALISVQDSGPGIRPELRQGIFERFRQGDGGANRQFGGTGLGLAIARDFVELHGGTIGVTDAPGGGALFLVEVPLRAPEGTRVRSTGEAAPAPGASASLQGAIEELRPLALRPAALRADLGQPFVLVVEDNPEMNRFLAETLSEDFRVATAFDGREGLEKALALRPDLIVSDLMMPGMSGNEMITRIRAHGGLDGVPILVLSAKADDLLRIQLLREGAQDYVVKPFSAEEVKARATNLVRVKRARDLLQGELESRDGNLEALAAELVQRRREAEAASRAKSEFMAVMSHELRTPLTAVIGYADILESRIAGPLNDGQEQHIGRIRQSAWNLTEIIDQILTYSRAEAGAEEVRAQEADVVEVARDSLAAVCPAAGRKGVECVARLPGGPLHLETDAGKLRRILLNLLGNAVKFTDTGRVELDVSVADAHVLFRVHDTGRGIHAEHLQMIFEPFRQVDQSYTRTSEGTGLGLAIALQLARLLQGELEVESAPGEGSTFTLRLPLRTGRPRAG; the protein is encoded by the coding sequence ATGACTACCAGCAACGCCCACCTCTTCCGCGAGAGCGCCACGCTGCGGGTGCGCCAGGTCGAGCTGCGCGCCGACGATTCGGTGCAGCGGCACCGGGAGAAGCTCGCCCGGATCGTTCTCGACGAGATGTACCAGTTCGTGGCTCTGCTGGACGTGCAGGGGACGCTCCTGGAGGTGAACCGGGCCGCGCTGGAGGGCGGGGGGATCCGGCTGGAGGACATCGCGGGCAAGCCCTTCTGGGAGGCGCACTGGTGGACGGTCTCCCGGGCCACCCAGGAGAAGCTGATGGCGGCGGTCGTGCGCGCCGCGCGGGGCGAGTTCATCCGCTACGACGTCGAGGTCTACGGGGGGGCGGCGGGGAGCGAGACGATCGTCATCGACTTTTCGATGATCCCGGTCAGGGACACGGAGGGCGAGGTCGTCTTCCTGCTCCCCGAGGGTCGCAACATCACCGAGAAGAAGCGGGCCGAGGCCGAGGTCGCCCGCAAGAACCAGGAGCTGGAGGATCTCCTGGAGCGCATCCGGGAGCTGGACGAGATCAAGAGCCAGTTCTTCGCCAACGTCAGCCACGAGCTGAGAACCCCGCTGGCCCTCATCATGGGACCCGCGGAGAAGATCCTCTCCGAGGGTGCCAACCTCACCGACCTGCAGCGGCGCGACCTGGGGGTGATCCGCCGCAACGCCTCCATGCTGCTCAAGCACGTCAACGACCTCCTCGACCTGGCGAAGCTCGACGCGGGGAAGATGACGCTCGAGTGCGCGGAGCTGGACCTGGCCACGCTGGTGCGCATGGTCGCCGGGCACTTCGACGCGCTGGCTCCCCAGCGGCAGATCTCTTTCGTGGTGGACACCCCGGAGCACCTCCCGGCCCAGGTGGACCCGGAGAAGCTGGAGCGTGTCCTTCTCAACCTCCTCTCCAATGCCTTCAAGTTCACGCCCGACGGCGGGCGGGTGAGATGCGCCCTTCGCCCCACCGACCGCGGGCAGGCGCTGATCTCCGTCCAGGACAGCGGACCCGGGATCCGGCCGGAGCTGCGCCAGGGGATCTTCGAGCGCTTCCGGCAGGGCGACGGCGGCGCGAACCGGCAGTTCGGCGGCACGGGGCTGGGGCTGGCGATCGCCCGGGACTTCGTCGAGCTGCACGGGGGCACCATCGGCGTGACCGACGCACCGGGCGGCGGCGCGCTCTTCCTCGTGGAGGTGCCCCTCCGGGCGCCCGAGGGGACGAGGGTCCGGAGCACGGGGGAGGCCGCTCCGGCGCCCGGTGCGTCGGCGTCGCTCCAGGGCGCGATCGAGGAGCTCCGGCCGCTCGCACTCCGGCCGGCGGCGCTTCGCGCGGACCTCGGCCAGCCGTTCGTCCTCGTGGTGGAAGACAATCCCGAGATGAACCGCTTCCTCGCGGAGACCCTCTCGGAGGACTTTCGCGTCGCCACCGCCTTCGATGGGCGCGAGGGGCTGGAGAAGGCGCTCGCGCTCCGACCGGATCTCATCGTGAGCGACCTCATGATGCCCGGGATGAGCGGCAACGAGATGATCACCCGGATCCGCGCACACGGCGGGCTGGACGGGGTGCCGATCCTGGTCCTCTCCGCGAAGGCCGACGACCTCCTCCGGATCCAGCTGCTGCGCGAGGGCGCGCAGGACTACGTGGTGAAGCCCTTTTCGGCCGAGGAGGTGAAGGCGCGCGCCACCAACCTGGTCCGGGTCAAGCGGGCCCGCGACCTCCTGCAGGGCGAGCTGGAGAGCCGGGACGGGAACCTGGAGGCGCTCGCCGCGGAGCTGGTCCAGCGTCGGCGCGAGGCGGAAGCCGCGAGCCGGGCCAAGAGCGAGTTCATGGCGGTGATGAGCCACGAGCTGAGGACCCCGCTCACGGCGGTCATCGGCTACGCCGACATCCTGGAGAGCAGGATCGCGGGGCCGCTGAACGACGGGCAGGAGCAGCACATCGGACGGATCAGGCAGAGCGCCTGGAACCTGACGGAGATCATTGACCAGATCCTCACCTACTCCCGCGCCGAGGCGGGGGCGGAGGAGGTCCGGGCGCAGGAGGCGGACGTGGTGGAGGTCGCCAGAGACTCGCTCGCTGCGGTCTGCCCCGCGGCCGGGCGCAAGGGCGTGGAGTGCGTCGCGCGGCTCCCCGGCGGTCCGCTCCACCTGGAGACCGACGCGGGGAAGCTGCGGCGCATCCTCCTCAACCTGCTGGGCAACGCGGTGAAGTTCACGGACACCGGCAGAGTGGAGCTGGACGTGAGCGTCGCCGACGCTCACGTCCTCTTCCGCGTTCACGACACCGGACGGGGGATCCACGCCGAGCACCTGCAGATGATCTTCGAGCCGTTCCGGCAGGTGGACCAGTCGTACACCCGCACCAGCGAGGGCACGGGGCTGGGGCTCGCGATCGCCCTCCAGCTCGCCCGCCTCCTGCAGGGCGAGCTGGAGGTCGAGAGCGCACCGGGGGAGGGGAGCACCTTCACGCTCCGTCTCCCGCTGCGGACGGGCCGCCCTCGGGCCGGGTAG